One genomic window of Solanum dulcamara chromosome 10, daSolDulc1.2, whole genome shotgun sequence includes the following:
- the LOC129904975 gene encoding beta-amyrin 11-oxidase-like isoform X2, giving the protein MYKGYIFGKPSIIVTKPEIITKILMDEENLDRGLPNYMKKLVGLTTTFKEDKCIRRLIAPIKGQRLLSNFIECIDRIVKTTFEKYAATEEPIEFLSKMKKLTFEVFMRILVGGEVNQELFDEVFKESTFLNCGIISLPINIQGFAYNRAIQARGSLAKIFQQLLEERRKAMVIIAEDYKANMPKSNIIDMLLLDTNQDDYDDDDGKRLSDEQIIRMLILFAFAGYDPAALMATKAIIFLEKHPEFLQKAKEEQEDIVKSRPSSNVGLNFDEIRRMKYLSKVINETLRIASNQTVFLKDTNTPYNINGYTIPKGWRFFANLWNIHMDPNTFVKPQEFNPSRWDDLETKPGTFLPFGMGPRGCPGSNLARLEISVILHYFLLYYRVEQINPEIKTHPPENYLVRFKKLSVCTNCNLF; this is encoded by the exons ATGTACAAAGGATACATTTTTGGAAAGCCAAGCATTATCGTCACAAAGCCTGAAATAATTACGAAAATCTTGATGGATGAAGAAAATCTTGACAGAGGTTTGCCtaattatatgaaaaaattagtGGGATTAACAACAACATTCAAAGAAGACAAGTGTATTCGTCGATTAATAGCTCCAATAAAAGGCCAAAGATTATTATCCAACTTCATCGAATGTATCGATAGAATCGTGAAAACTACATTCGAGAAATATGCTGCTACGGAAGAACCCATTGAGTTCCTTTCTAAGATGAAGAAGCTTACATTTGAGGTGTTTATGAGAATTCTTGTAGGTGGTGAGGTTAATCAAGAATTATTTGATGAAGTATTCAAGGAGTCTACTTTCCTAAATTGTGGTATTATCAGCTTGCCCATTAATATACAAGGATTTGCTTACAATAGAGCAATCCAG GCTAGAGGATCACTAGCTAAGATATTTCAACAATTAttggaagaaagaagaaaagccATGGTGATTATTGCAGAGGATTACAAGGCAAATATGCCAAAGTCCAACATAATTGATATGTTACTATTAGACACAAATCAAgatgattatgatgatgatgatggcaAAAGATTAAGTGATGAACAGATCATTAGGATGCTAATTTTATTTGCATTTGCTGGTTATGACCCTGCTGCTCTAATGGCTACAAAGGCaattatatttttggaaaaacatCCTGAGTTCTTGCAAAAGGCAAAA GAGGAACAAGAAGATATAGTTAAGAGCAGACCATCTTCAAATGTTGGCCTTAATTTTGATGAGATTAGACGAATGAAGTATCTTAGTAAG GTAATTAATGAAACGCTGCGTATTGCTAGCAATCAGACAGTATTCCTTAAAGACACAAATACTCCTTATAACATAAATG GGTACACCATACCCAAAGGGTGGAGGTTTTTCGCAAATTTATGGAATATTCATATGGATCCAAATACTTTTGTGAAACCTCAAGAATTTAATCCTTCAAGATGGGAT GATTTGGAAACTAAGCCAGGCAcctttcttccttttggaatggGCCCCAGAGGGTGTCCAGGATCCAATTTGGCCAGACTTGAAATTTCAGTAATTCTTCACTACTTTCTTCTTTACTACAG